One region of Rhodocaloribacter litoris genomic DNA includes:
- a CDS encoding carbon-nitrogen hydrolase family protein, whose amino-acid sequence MHRSRSGRIRVAAAQYFVRPVRTFEQFAEQVEAVVEVVAGYRCRLLVLPEYFTMQLLTLHDIRLPIAELVRQVAGHRDRFVELMRDLARQYGLYIVAGTIPAMDDGDDRVFNDAYFFSPSGDFDVQGKLHMTRFEREEWHVSPRNRLKVFETDFGRLAIAICYDVEFPELVRAAAHEGAHLLAVPSNTDDRKGFLRVRYCAHARTIENQLYVIHSPTVGTLPRVADMTLNYGQAAILTPSDYPFARDGILAEGVLNQEDIVIGELDMHAIEESRTFGTVLPLNDSHHTRELIRDLDVVPL is encoded by the coding sequence ATGCATCGTTCTCGTTCCGGCCGTATCCGCGTCGCCGCCGCCCAGTATTTCGTCCGTCCCGTCCGCACGTTCGAGCAGTTTGCCGAGCAGGTGGAAGCCGTCGTAGAGGTCGTGGCGGGCTACCGGTGCCGCCTGCTCGTCCTGCCGGAATACTTCACGATGCAACTGCTGACCCTGCACGACATCCGGTTGCCGATCGCCGAGCTGGTGCGCCAGGTGGCAGGGCACCGCGACCGGTTCGTCGAGCTGATGCGCGACCTGGCCCGGCAGTACGGCCTCTACATCGTCGCCGGCACCATCCCGGCCATGGACGACGGGGACGACCGGGTGTTCAACGACGCCTACTTCTTCTCTCCCTCCGGCGACTTCGACGTGCAGGGCAAGCTGCACATGACCCGCTTCGAGCGCGAGGAGTGGCACGTCTCGCCCCGCAACCGGCTCAAAGTCTTTGAAACCGACTTCGGGCGGCTGGCCATCGCCATCTGCTACGATGTCGAGTTTCCCGAGCTCGTCCGGGCGGCGGCACACGAGGGGGCCCACCTCCTGGCCGTGCCCAGCAACACCGACGACCGCAAGGGCTTCCTCCGCGTGCGCTACTGCGCCCATGCCCGCACCATCGAGAACCAGCTCTACGTCATCCACAGCCCGACGGTGGGCACCCTCCCCCGCGTGGCCGACATGACGCTCAACTACGGCCAGGCGGCCATCCTGACCCCGTCCGACTACCCCTTCGCCCGGGACGGCATCCTGGCCGAAGGCGTGCTCAACCAGGAGGACATCGTCATCGGCGAACTCGACATGCACGCCATCGAGGAATCCCGCACGTTCGGGACCGTCCTCCCGCTCAACGACAGCCATCACACCCGAGAACTCATCCGCGACCTCGACGTCGTTCCTCTATGA
- a CDS encoding ABC transporter ATP-binding protein: MPDQGMTEPLVRLHGLTKTYREGEHERTVLRGVDAAIAPGALVVLLGRSGSGKSTLLNLISGIDRPDAGEVIVDGTNLTRLDEQARTRFRRAHIGFVFQAFNLIPTLTVEENVLLPLELNGRNDAAARQRALAFLDEVGLADRAGSFPDRLSGGEQQRVAIARALAHAPRLVLADEPTGNLDYRTGRRVMDLLHRLVRRTGTTMLVATHDRDFLDAADRIFTLHDGRLHEGTPAHLHD; this comes from the coding sequence ATGCCGGATCAGGGAATGACGGAGCCGCTCGTGCGGCTGCACGGGTTGACGAAGACGTACCGCGAAGGGGAGCACGAACGGACGGTGCTGCGCGGCGTCGATGCCGCCATCGCGCCGGGGGCGCTGGTGGTGCTGCTCGGGCGCAGCGGCTCGGGCAAGAGCACCCTGCTCAACCTCATCAGCGGCATCGACCGCCCGGACGCCGGCGAGGTCATCGTCGACGGCACTAACCTGACCCGCCTGGATGAGCAGGCCCGCACCCGCTTCCGCCGCGCCCACATCGGCTTCGTCTTCCAGGCCTTCAACCTGATCCCGACGCTCACGGTCGAGGAGAACGTGCTGCTGCCGCTCGAACTGAACGGGCGTAACGACGCGGCGGCCCGGCAGCGGGCGCTGGCGTTCCTCGACGAGGTGGGGCTGGCCGACCGGGCCGGCAGCTTTCCGGATCGGCTCTCGGGCGGGGAGCAGCAGCGTGTCGCCATTGCCCGGGCCCTGGCCCACGCGCCGCGCCTGGTCCTGGCCGACGAGCCGACGGGCAACCTGGACTACCGGACCGGCCGCCGGGTGATGGACCTCCTCCACCGGCTCGTCCGCCGTACCGGCACCACCATGCTCGTGGCCACGCACGACCGCGACTTCCTCGACGCCGCCGACCGCATCTTCACGCTGCACGACGGGCGGCTGCACGAGGGCACCCCCGCACACCTCCACGACTGA
- a CDS encoding GNAT family N-acetyltransferase — protein sequence MNAHHAGRKKPATGILVRNTLPEDFDAITRLSRAVYPDQPPWTARTLAAQHEAFPEGQFVAVDTRTGEVVGMAASLIVAWDDYDHRDDYATFTAEGRFSNHDPSGRTLYGAEVMVHPAHRRRRIGARIYAARRALVERLGLLRIRAGARLPNYHRYADRLTPEAYVLRVIRGELRDPTLSFQLRQGFEVIDVIPEYFRHDPQSRGCAALIEWLNRQVARPEDYAGRNPRFLRPDTPRRPRRFGGLETGR from the coding sequence ATGAACGCCCATCACGCCGGGCGGAAAAAGCCCGCCACCGGCATCCTCGTACGCAACACCCTTCCGGAAGACTTCGACGCCATCACCCGGTTGAGCCGGGCCGTCTACCCGGACCAGCCGCCCTGGACCGCACGCACGCTCGCGGCCCAGCACGAGGCCTTCCCCGAAGGGCAGTTCGTCGCCGTGGACACCCGCACCGGCGAGGTGGTGGGCATGGCCGCCAGCCTCATCGTCGCCTGGGACGACTACGACCACCGGGACGACTACGCCACGTTCACCGCCGAGGGACGCTTCAGCAACCACGACCCGTCCGGGCGCACACTCTACGGCGCCGAGGTGATGGTCCACCCGGCCCACCGCCGCCGTCGCATCGGGGCCCGGATCTACGCGGCCCGCCGCGCCCTCGTCGAGCGGCTGGGCCTGCTCCGCATCCGTGCGGGCGCCCGCCTGCCCAACTACCACCGCTACGCCGACCGGCTCACGCCCGAAGCGTACGTCCTCCGGGTCATCCGGGGCGAGCTGCGCGACCCCACCCTCTCGTTCCAGCTCCGGCAGGGGTTCGAGGTCATCGACGTCATCCCCGAGTACTTCCGGCATGACCCCCAGAGCCGGGGCTGCGCCGCCCTCATCGAATGGCTCAACCGGCAGGTGGCCCGCCCCGAAGACTACGCCGGGCGCAACCCGCGCTTCCTGCGGCCCGACACCCCGCGCCGCCCCCGCCGCTTCGGCGGCCTGGAGACGGGCCGGTGA
- a CDS encoding AbrB/MazE/SpoVT family DNA-binding domain-containing protein — protein MPTVKISPKFQVVIPQQVREKLQLKAGQQVEVLLYDNRIELVPVRPMRQLRGFLKGIDTTVEREPDRVL, from the coding sequence ATGCCAACGGTTAAGATTTCCCCTAAATTCCAGGTCGTCATTCCACAGCAGGTCCGGGAAAAACTCCAACTCAAAGCCGGACAACAGGTGGAAGTCCTGCTCTATGACAACCGCATTGAACTCGTGCCGGTCAGGCCCATGCGCCAGTTGCGGGGCTTTCTCAAAGGCATTGATACCACCGTTGAGCGCGAGCCAGACCGTGTCCTATGA
- a CDS encoding type II toxin-antitoxin system VapC family toxin yields MNLVDSSGWLEYFADGPNADFFAEAIENTALLIVPSISVFEVFKRVLMQRGEGEALQAVAQMHQGQVVDLDAALAISAARLSWALKLPMADSIILATARWYGATLWTQDADFMGIEGVQYKEKVKGAR; encoded by the coding sequence ATGAACCTGGTGGACTCCTCCGGATGGCTCGAATACTTCGCCGATGGGCCGAATGCAGACTTCTTTGCTGAGGCCATAGAGAATACGGCGCTGCTGATTGTGCCCTCGATCAGCGTCTTTGAGGTCTTCAAGCGCGTGCTGATGCAGCGCGGCGAGGGTGAAGCCTTGCAAGCGGTGGCCCAGATGCACCAGGGGCAGGTCGTAGACCTGGATGCTGCCCTGGCGATCAGTGCAGCCAGGCTGAGTTGGGCGTTGAAGCTACCGATGGCCGACAGTATCATTCTGGCTACGGCGCGTTGGTACGGTGCTACATTGTGGACGCAGGACGCAGACTTCATGGGAATCGAAGGCGTGCAGTACAAGGAGAAAGTGAAAGGAGCCCGCTAA